From Prevotella melaninogenica, the proteins below share one genomic window:
- a CDS encoding 4-hydroxy-3-methylbut-2-enyl diphosphate reductase, with translation MLQIEIDNGSGFCFGVTTAIKKAEEELAKGTKLYCLGDIVHNSMEVERLTKKGLITINHEQMRELHNVKVLLRAHGEPPETYELARRNNIEIIDATCPVVLALQRRIKTQYEKGRQPSYMISSKGGAAVDELSSLKPVTNEAVETSTSSVSLPPAVGEGQELSASSSIVIFGKNGHAEVLGLVGQTHSQAIVIEKFEDVKALDFNNDIYLYSQTTKSLDEFHKIIEYIQSHISPKAKFQSFDTICRQVANRMPNISTFAARHDLILFVAGRKSSNGKVLFHECLSVNPNSHQVESADEIDMSWFDGVETVGICGATSTPKWLMEECRDEILRRTK, from the coding sequence ATGCTTCAAATAGAGATAGATAACGGTAGTGGTTTTTGCTTCGGTGTGACTACTGCCATTAAGAAAGCCGAAGAAGAATTGGCAAAGGGTACAAAGCTCTATTGCTTAGGTGATATCGTACATAACAGTATGGAGGTGGAACGCCTCACAAAGAAAGGACTCATCACGATTAATCATGAGCAGATGCGCGAACTTCATAACGTGAAGGTTTTGCTGCGTGCACATGGCGAACCACCTGAGACTTACGAACTTGCAAGACGTAATAACATTGAGATTATCGATGCTACTTGCCCTGTGGTTCTTGCCCTTCAGCGTCGTATTAAGACACAGTATGAGAAAGGTCGTCAACCTTCTTATATGATATCGTCAAAGGGCGGAGCTGCTGTTGATGAACTTTCAAGCCTTAAGCCAGTAACGAATGAAGCGGTGGAAACCTCTACTTCTTCTGTTTCTCTTCCTCCTGCAGTAGGCGAGGGACAAGAGCTTAGTGCCTCCTCTTCCATTGTTATCTTTGGAAAGAATGGTCATGCCGAGGTGCTTGGACTTGTTGGTCAGACCCATAGTCAGGCGATTGTGATAGAGAAGTTTGAAGATGTTAAGGCGTTAGACTTTAATAATGATATCTATCTCTACTCACAGACGACAAAGAGTTTGGATGAGTTTCATAAGATTATAGAATACATTCAAAGTCATATCTCACCCAAAGCAAAGTTCCAAAGCTTTGATACCATCTGCCGACAGGTTGCTAATCGTATGCCGAACATTTCAACCTTTGCTGCTCGACACGATTTAATTCTCTTTGTGGCAGGCCGTAAGAGTTCAAATGGTAAGGTCCTCTTTCACGAATGTTTGAGTGTAAACCCAAACTCCCATCAGGTTGAGAGTGCAGACGAAATCGACATGAGTTGGTTTGATGGAGTCGAAACAGTAGGCATCTGCGGGGCTACGAGTACGCCAAAATGGCTGATGGAAGAATGCCGTGATGAGATACTTCGACGTACAAAATAG
- a CDS encoding SusC/RagA family TonB-linked outer membrane protein yields the protein MRKEMQKSNLVLRIWAVLALMLMLSIGSTVSAQTQDVDKMVVTLSMKQTEMKTFLDEVSKQTGLQFDVTPELLSQAEKVNIDAQAQPVRAVLGQVFNKTGFSYSIDGNSVKLVRKPTQEKRKGVYGQVTDKDGLPLPGVTIRMKGFNGGYITNLDGQYEINTDLPEVTLTFNYIGYKPLEKKVKNGTAGNFTMQEDVGELGEVVVTGFATKNRNSFTGSQVSIKKDELLSVGTKNVLTSLANFVPGLSVLEDNLGGSDPNKIADINIRGRATFSGQANLPVFVVDGSQVKVDYVNDMDMNDIESITVLKDASASALYGAKASAGVIVITTKALKGGKLRFNYNGTLRLSTPDLSDYKLLSASQKLEYERLAGLYTATNLADQYALQNKYASYYNQIQDGVTTDWIKKPLRNAVSSQHSVSIDGGDEHARYNLGVRYGDEEGVMKGSSRERLSTNFKLSYNLSGKFFISNTATISSVKSTQSPYGDFSEWVKQNPYEYPYDEYGALKPKLNYDLSNPLYEASLGSFNRGNTLDVLNTTTLQLWLGEKFRIDGDFSIQKTKYEGRNFVSPFSADQIKNVADVSRRGLLKETFTSTTTYQGKLMVSYNNYIFSKLFLTTMAGATIESNSVDGSTYGSVGYYSDNVAHPLLAGNYPTGKPGGVDNKYNGAGFFVNLNTIWDNRYFLDVIYRYEGSSKFGKNSRFAPFWSVGTGWNIHNEKFLKGSPFQLLKLRASLGYLGNISFEPYQALTMYTSLAGLNYIKGIGAVPMGIGNKNLKWERTLSANLGLDLTMFKGRWDFSADVYVKNTDNLLLDITKAPSLGITTSRENVGEVENHGFEFQTRVIPIKNKDWEWSLSLNYAYNKNKIKKISNALREQNEKNQAKGGVTPLPIYEEGQSLTALKVVSSAGIDPITGNEVFIKRDGSLTFVYDPNDKVVYGDTTPFGMGSIGSYLTYKQFSMGMSMRYSFGGVVYNQTLASKVEGADPRYNADERVFSSRWKEVGQQAKYKRISDSSVPMQTSRFVETNNYITLSSLSLAYEVPLTFIKRYGLKRLHLEMLANDLFYLSSVKRERGLSYPYERSVEFSVRLGF from the coding sequence ATGAGAAAAGAAATGCAAAAAAGTAATCTCGTATTACGAATTTGGGCAGTACTGGCTCTGATGTTAATGCTTAGTATAGGGTCAACCGTATCGGCACAAACACAAGATGTCGATAAGATGGTGGTGACGCTGTCTATGAAGCAAACAGAAATGAAGACCTTCTTAGATGAAGTGTCAAAGCAAACAGGATTACAATTTGATGTGACTCCCGAACTACTATCTCAAGCGGAGAAAGTTAACATTGACGCACAAGCGCAGCCTGTTCGTGCCGTGTTAGGACAAGTCTTTAATAAGACTGGTTTTAGCTATAGTATTGATGGCAACAGCGTGAAACTTGTTCGTAAACCAACACAAGAGAAACGGAAGGGAGTATATGGACAGGTAACCGATAAAGACGGTCTGCCTCTGCCTGGTGTAACCATCCGAATGAAAGGCTTTAATGGCGGTTATATTACGAATTTAGATGGTCAGTATGAAATTAATACCGACTTGCCAGAGGTTACGCTCACCTTTAATTATATAGGATATAAGCCTTTAGAAAAAAAGGTAAAGAATGGTACGGCTGGTAACTTCACGATGCAGGAAGACGTTGGTGAGTTGGGTGAAGTCGTCGTAACAGGTTTTGCTACAAAGAATAGAAACAGTTTTACTGGTTCGCAAGTATCTATAAAGAAAGACGAATTGTTGTCTGTTGGTACAAAAAATGTACTTACGAGTTTGGCTAACTTTGTGCCAGGTCTTAGCGTGTTAGAAGATAACCTTGGCGGATCTGACCCAAATAAGATTGCTGATATCAATATTCGTGGACGCGCTACCTTCTCAGGTCAAGCTAACTTACCTGTATTCGTTGTTGACGGTTCTCAGGTAAAGGTAGACTATGTCAATGATATGGATATGAATGATATCGAGTCTATCACCGTACTCAAAGATGCGTCGGCATCAGCACTCTATGGTGCGAAGGCTTCTGCAGGTGTTATCGTCATCACAACGAAGGCACTCAAGGGTGGTAAGTTGAGATTTAATTATAACGGAACATTACGTTTGTCAACTCCAGATTTGAGCGATTATAAATTACTTTCAGCATCACAAAAGCTTGAGTACGAGCGTTTGGCAGGTCTTTACACAGCGACCAACTTAGCGGACCAATATGCGCTGCAAAACAAGTATGCATCCTATTACAACCAGATTCAAGACGGTGTAACAACCGACTGGATTAAGAAGCCACTGCGTAATGCGGTTTCTTCACAGCATAGTGTAAGTATCGATGGAGGTGATGAGCACGCACGATATAACTTAGGTGTGCGTTATGGAGATGAGGAAGGTGTAATGAAGGGTTCGAGTCGTGAGCGTTTGTCAACAAACTTCAAACTCTCATATAACCTTTCTGGTAAGTTCTTTATCAGTAATACGGCTACTATCTCATCTGTAAAATCAACTCAGTCGCCATATGGTGACTTCTCTGAGTGGGTGAAGCAGAACCCATATGAATATCCATATGATGAGTATGGCGCATTGAAACCAAAGTTGAATTATGACCTCTCTAACCCTTTGTATGAGGCATCGTTAGGTAGTTTCAACAGAGGAAATACGCTCGACGTATTAAACACAACAACACTTCAGTTATGGTTGGGTGAGAAGTTCAGAATTGATGGAGACTTCTCAATACAAAAGACGAAATATGAAGGACGTAACTTTGTGTCACCATTCTCGGCAGATCAGATTAAGAACGTAGCCGATGTGTCACGCAGAGGACTACTGAAAGAGACTTTCACCAGTACAACTACTTATCAGGGTAAGTTGATGGTGTCATACAATAACTATATATTTAGTAAGTTGTTCCTTACCACGATGGCTGGTGCAACGATCGAGTCAAACTCTGTCGATGGTAGTACGTATGGTTCTGTAGGTTATTATTCAGACAACGTAGCCCATCCATTGTTGGCAGGAAACTATCCAACAGGTAAACCAGGTGGTGTAGACAATAAGTATAATGGTGCAGGTTTCTTCGTAAACCTTAACACAATATGGGATAACCGTTACTTCTTAGATGTGATTTATCGTTATGAGGGTTCGTCTAAGTTTGGTAAGAACTCTCGTTTTGCACCTTTCTGGAGTGTGGGAACAGGATGGAATATTCATAATGAGAAGTTCCTTAAAGGTTCACCTTTCCAGTTGTTAAAGCTTCGTGCAAGTTTGGGTTATCTTGGAAACATCTCGTTTGAGCCATATCAGGCGTTGACAATGTATACCAGTTTGGCAGGTCTTAACTATATAAAAGGTATTGGTGCCGTACCAATGGGTATTGGAAACAAGAACCTTAAGTGGGAGAGAACACTCAGTGCCAACCTCGGTCTTGATCTCACAATGTTCAAGGGACGCTGGGACTTCTCGGCAGATGTTTATGTAAAGAATACAGACAACTTGTTGCTTGACATTACTAAGGCTCCATCATTGGGTATTACCACGTCACGTGAGAATGTTGGAGAGGTAGAGAACCATGGATTTGAGTTCCAGACACGTGTTATTCCTATTAAGAATAAGGATTGGGAGTGGTCGTTGAGCCTTAACTATGCCTACAACAAGAATAAGATTAAGAAGATTAGTAACGCTCTTCGTGAACAAAACGAGAAGAACCAAGCAAAGGGTGGTGTGACACCATTGCCTATTTATGAGGAAGGTCAGTCGTTGACAGCATTGAAGGTAGTTTCTTCAGCTGGTATCGATCCTATTACGGGTAATGAGGTCTTCATTAAGCGTGATGGCAGCCTTACGTTCGTTTACGATCCTAATGACAAGGTCGTTTATGGCGATACCACACCATTCGGTATGGGTTCAATCGGTTCTTACCTTACCTATAAGCAGTTCTCAATGGGAATGTCTATGCGTTATTCTTTCGGTGGAGTTGTCTATAACCAGACGTTAGCAAGTAAGGTGGAGGGTGCCGACCCACGCTATAATGCTGACGAACGCGTATTTAGCAGCAGATGGAAAGAAGTAGGTCAGCAAGCAAAGTACAAGCGAATTAGCGATTCAAGCGTACCTATGCAGACATCACGATTTGTTGAGACAAATAATTATATCACGCTGAGCAGTCTCTCACTGGCATACGAAGTTCCATTGACATTCATTAAGCGATATGGCTTGAAGCGTTTACACTTGGAGATGTTGGCTAATGACCTCTTCTACCTCTCATCTGTAAAACGTGAGCGCGGATTAAGTTATCCTTATGAGCGAAGTGTAGAGTTCTCAGTAAGACTTGGATTTTAA
- a CDS encoding RagB/SusD family nutrient uptake outer membrane protein, with amino-acid sequence MKRISYYTKLLVGAVMMLSVVSCNDFINVQPAGQVDEEEQFSSIRGFRNAMFGVYGSMATSDLYGGNLGFGFIDQLGQIFGYDNSSETSYFVGQYDYMRSDVRSIVDAIWTKQYQAISYVNNIIYQTENAKFEHAELPLMRGESYGLRAFMHFDLVRLFAEDYGQSNASTRGIPYSTSFDLNNKKLLTLYKTYEAILSDLDKAEELLKNDNVVNVETTASSDYLKGRAVFFNKYAVAATKARVYYAMGDEANAAKYAKQVIDATNNFSLKKYSSLSDVKRFPAAGELIFGLYNNTLSSTISTLFLSQTARGTFTEGRRDLENLYETSAFSATSTDLRYTGYYRQNTTPDGLKTYSFVRFLESDAQVNSNPLQGLTLIRLPEMYYILSECTYDSNKAEAVRLLNEVRKSRGLEDVDSAKVATREAFNKEMLRERMREMPGEGQTFYAVKHYNKAFTDFRGITTRQPSNSIFVLPWPETEKEFGGQ; translated from the coding sequence ATGAAGAGAATATCATATTATACAAAACTATTGGTAGGTGCTGTCATGATGCTATCTGTGGTATCGTGTAACGACTTTATAAATGTTCAACCAGCAGGACAAGTTGATGAGGAAGAGCAGTTCTCATCTATCCGTGGTTTCCGTAATGCGATGTTTGGTGTTTATGGTAGCATGGCAACGTCAGACTTATATGGTGGCAACTTAGGCTTTGGTTTCATAGACCAGTTAGGACAGATATTTGGTTACGATAACTCGTCAGAGACAAGCTACTTCGTAGGTCAATACGATTATATGCGAAGTGATGTGCGCTCTATTGTTGATGCCATCTGGACAAAGCAATATCAAGCAATATCATACGTCAACAATATAATTTATCAAACAGAGAATGCTAAGTTTGAGCATGCAGAGCTGCCTTTGATGCGTGGTGAGAGCTATGGCTTACGTGCCTTTATGCACTTCGACCTCGTTCGTCTTTTTGCTGAAGACTATGGTCAAAGCAATGCGTCAACACGTGGTATACCATACTCAACGTCTTTCGACCTCAATAATAAGAAGTTATTGACTTTGTATAAAACGTACGAGGCGATATTGTCGGATTTGGATAAAGCTGAAGAACTTTTGAAGAACGATAATGTAGTAAACGTTGAGACAACAGCTTCCAGTGACTATCTAAAAGGACGTGCTGTGTTCTTTAATAAGTATGCTGTGGCTGCTACAAAGGCAAGAGTTTACTATGCTATGGGTGACGAGGCGAATGCGGCTAAGTATGCTAAGCAGGTAATCGATGCAACCAATAACTTCTCATTGAAGAAGTATAGCTCATTGAGTGATGTAAAGCGTTTCCCTGCAGCAGGAGAATTGATCTTCGGTTTGTATAACAATACGCTTTCAAGCACTATCTCTACGCTTTTCTTATCACAGACTGCACGCGGTACATTCACTGAAGGACGTAGAGATCTTGAGAATCTGTATGAAACATCAGCTTTCTCGGCTACAAGTACAGACTTGCGTTACACTGGTTATTACAGACAGAATACTACACCAGATGGTTTGAAGACCTATTCTTTTGTAAGATTCTTAGAGAGTGATGCACAGGTGAATAGCAATCCTTTACAGGGCTTGACGCTAATCCGTTTGCCAGAGATGTATTATATCTTAAGCGAATGTACATACGATAGTAATAAGGCAGAGGCAGTTAGATTACTCAATGAAGTGAGAAAAAGTCGTGGATTAGAGGATGTTGATAGCGCAAAGGTAGCAACACGCGAGGCTTTCAATAAGGAGATGTTGCGTGAGCGTATGCGTGAGATGCCTGGAGAAGGACAAACGTTCTATGCGGTGAAGCACTATAACAAAGCATTTACTGACTTTAGAGGTATTACCACACGTCAGCCATCTAATTCCATCTTCGTCTTGCCTTGGCCAGAAACGGAGAAAGAGTTTGGAGGACAGTAA
- a CDS encoding DUF4843 domain-containing protein produces MKKTIRNILLVCAGVTMFAACSNVDFDGEHSSDGMFEPTNQVSFYYAQPGDTVVNYSFGVKPVDTLTHVVYLPVQLVGNLSAEAQPFSVEVGKGTTAVAGKHYTLNADTLRFAPNAYRTYVPVTLIRANLSEDKDDSIRLVLNLVGKDKLGTRLTKNNTVKITFNNVLSKPDFWEVMESYWGLGAFTKNKYRKLLAYYDSNEATIRDIIEGSDVTAQGYLYQHVQEVVAYFAAHPDEL; encoded by the coding sequence ATGAAAAAAACAATAAGAAATATACTACTTGTTTGCGCTGGTGTAACCATGTTTGCAGCATGCAGCAACGTCGACTTTGATGGTGAACATAGTTCTGACGGCATGTTTGAACCAACAAATCAAGTTAGCTTCTATTATGCACAACCAGGTGATACCGTTGTGAATTATTCATTCGGAGTAAAGCCTGTTGATACACTTACACACGTGGTTTATCTCCCCGTGCAGCTCGTAGGTAATCTTTCTGCTGAGGCGCAACCCTTCAGTGTAGAAGTAGGTAAGGGTACAACAGCTGTTGCAGGGAAGCATTACACACTTAACGCTGACACCTTGCGTTTCGCTCCTAATGCTTATCGTACCTATGTTCCTGTAACGTTGATACGTGCTAACTTGTCAGAAGATAAGGATGATTCAATACGATTGGTATTGAATTTAGTAGGGAAGGATAAGTTGGGAACAAGACTTACCAAGAACAATACGGTAAAAATAACCTTTAACAACGTACTCTCTAAGCCTGATTTCTGGGAAGTGATGGAGAGTTATTGGGGTTTAGGAGCCTTTACCAAAAACAAGTATCGTAAGTTACTTGCTTATTATGACAGTAATGAGGCTACTATCAGAGATATCATAGAAGGCTCTGATGTAACGGCACAAGGCTATCTGTATCAGCATGTACAAGAGGTAGTTGCTTACTTTGCAGCGCATCCAGATGAGTTGTAA
- a CDS encoding PKD-like domain-containing protein, with amino-acid sequence MIKKYLYLLLALPLVALSFQSCIKDESYGPSGNSSKLSLAQNLQEKYTLNRWDTLKISPNVVQTNEQKKIDYEWEVNGKVVSTDASLKYVCKDFGTFPCRLKVSNGDNIQYYEFGLNVQYSYVDGLYILASNSGKTIVSYLPEEGSTKTFDLDVLQKNNPSIDFTGEPKGIDYALARDNKTPLLFVAVGSPSTIYEFDGNLMNMRFTTNSTGDVTYLRKSALTYPKSMLTMVNHAPNRLTLSETTPFNLGKSIKDALGSDISLADAATAWKQQDLRYVQGYVMFDNAEGRLVAQKVQATGKVPVELLKGKFTGETLVGMGPVDNERNIVLLTWNATSSKFKCYYIFPGFYPSTATKVEAAVVKDEAVVPATAGLTTQSVVRVSAEKNLVYYSAGNKLYAYNVLSGGNFPQSALTTFGDSSETIADMFILEGSNKLYVATNVASGQLVGSIYCFDMNENKLLWAKKNITGRIKSITYRQ; translated from the coding sequence ATGATAAAGAAATATTTATATCTTCTCTTGGCACTCCCATTAGTGGCATTGTCATTTCAGTCATGTATAAAAGACGAGTCTTATGGTCCTTCTGGCAATTCGTCTAAGTTGTCATTGGCACAGAACTTACAGGAGAAATACACCCTTAATAGATGGGATACATTGAAGATTTCGCCTAATGTCGTACAGACAAATGAGCAAAAGAAGATTGACTATGAGTGGGAAGTAAATGGTAAGGTTGTATCGACCGATGCTTCTCTTAAATATGTTTGTAAGGACTTCGGCACTTTCCCATGTCGATTAAAGGTGAGCAATGGAGATAATATTCAATATTATGAGTTTGGACTAAATGTACAATACTCTTATGTTGATGGTCTTTACATATTAGCAAGCAATAGCGGAAAGACAATTGTTTCTTATCTGCCAGAGGAAGGAAGTACAAAGACTTTTGACTTAGATGTTCTGCAAAAGAATAACCCAAGCATTGATTTCACAGGAGAACCTAAGGGAATTGATTATGCGTTAGCACGTGATAACAAGACTCCACTCTTGTTTGTTGCCGTGGGAAGTCCAAGTACTATCTATGAGTTCGACGGTAATCTGATGAATATGCGCTTCACTACTAATAGTACAGGCGATGTTACATATCTTAGAAAGAGTGCCTTGACATATCCAAAGTCAATGCTGACAATGGTAAATCATGCGCCAAACCGATTGACACTCTCAGAGACAACACCCTTCAACTTAGGTAAGTCAATAAAGGATGCTTTAGGTTCCGACATATCTTTAGCTGATGCTGCTACAGCTTGGAAGCAGCAAGACCTACGTTATGTACAAGGCTACGTAATGTTTGATAATGCTGAAGGACGATTGGTCGCACAAAAGGTACAGGCTACAGGTAAGGTGCCTGTTGAGTTATTGAAAGGTAAGTTTACGGGTGAAACACTTGTTGGTATGGGACCTGTTGACAACGAGCGTAACATCGTTTTACTCACATGGAATGCTACTTCATCAAAGTTTAAGTGCTATTATATCTTCCCAGGCTTCTATCCTTCTACAGCTACAAAGGTTGAGGCAGCAGTTGTAAAAGATGAGGCTGTTGTACCAGCTACTGCGGGTTTGACCACACAATCAGTTGTACGCGTATCTGCAGAGAAGAACTTAGTTTACTATTCTGCTGGTAATAAGCTGTATGCTTACAACGTATTGTCTGGTGGTAATTTCCCACAAAGCGCATTAACAACCTTTGGAGATTCCAGTGAGACTATCGCTGATATGTTCATTTTAGAAGGAAGCAATAAACTTTATGTAGCTACAAATGTGGCTTCAGGTCAGCTTGTGGGAAGCATTTACTGTTTTGATATGAACGAAAACAAATTGCTTTGGGCGAAAAAGAATATTACTGGACGTATCAAGAGCATTACATACAGACAATAA
- a CDS encoding zinc-dependent metalloprotease, with the protein MKTNNIMATLRTIGIGLLLLCVNVRAFADDKKGDEEKKAKKETKYDKLFKDKKKETASSKFITVHKSDGKLYLEVPVKYLHKEMLLGGGISSTTDPTYLTIGTKSFTPLHFFFEVQDSSLVMKTPNSVVYSDGSASAEMQGALKISYRDPVLMGFKIAAYNNDSSAIVIDATDLLARPNSMLPIIPKKSGDLALSASPKSEMSYVRTIKSFDRNITINVDFNYLLTASLMSLPVASEIPTTVGVTYSLALLPDSKMRQRVTDSRVGIASVSKLTFDNNIAKSKQTFIAQRWNLVPQNLKAYEQGKLSKPVKPICFYIDDAFPVEWKNAIKQGVELWNKAFEQAGYQKAIEALDFPKNDHNFDADDIAYSCIRYVPSTAEKVTSSFLANPQTGEIINASVFVPANVGDQIYRWLFLGSAASDATMRTSHLPQDKFNQGLKYMVACEVGRSLGLLDNIGASYSYPVDSLRNSTFTHANNLAASIMANTPFNYVAQPSDKGVVYMPESVGQYDKHAIEWAYRYFDPSKTSLSAETDALEKMVDKRVQNPRYRFFRTSSLIWDPRVQEGALGNDAIKASEYGLRNMQIVENNLYNWVKDDDDSRIKEKLYLAISQQRYAFFKRVLSNVGGIFLNDMKVTSGVPRYEVVPKARQRQAMLWCLNQAKHFKQYANPNFERKGFMAISYYDQLLEFIGYDLFGVRTRLAVASHLSSQSYSQKEYFDDLFSSLFQSAQLCKAPSQEERVLQRAYLTYSRAVIDKANKQGGNGPAALQSTLVNGSQTSSTAYGNPTASLAPTVDAALLDGSAIYFYTSLLKLKPMLEKCVKANLSPDAHSHYSMLLFKVNKALEDGQ; encoded by the coding sequence ATGAAAACAAACAATATAATGGCAACACTGCGCACAATAGGAATAGGCTTATTACTATTGTGCGTTAATGTTAGGGCTTTTGCCGATGATAAAAAAGGCGACGAAGAAAAAAAAGCTAAGAAGGAAACAAAATACGATAAACTATTTAAGGACAAGAAGAAGGAAACTGCAAGTAGTAAGTTTATCACTGTACATAAGAGTGATGGGAAACTCTACTTGGAGGTTCCTGTCAAATACTTGCATAAAGAGATGTTGTTGGGTGGTGGTATCTCCTCAACAACAGACCCTACCTATCTGACCATTGGTACAAAGAGCTTCACTCCTTTGCATTTCTTCTTTGAAGTTCAAGACAGCAGCTTGGTTATGAAGACACCTAACAGTGTGGTTTATTCAGATGGTAGTGCAAGCGCTGAGATGCAAGGAGCCTTGAAGATTAGCTATCGTGACCCAGTCTTGATGGGCTTTAAGATTGCTGCTTACAACAATGATAGTTCGGCTATCGTGATAGATGCAACAGATCTCTTGGCACGTCCTAACAGTATGTTACCCATTATTCCAAAGAAGTCGGGTGATTTAGCATTGTCAGCTTCGCCTAAGAGCGAAATGTCTTATGTTAGAACGATTAAGAGTTTTGATCGTAATATAACGATAAACGTTGATTTCAACTATCTACTCACTGCCTCACTCATGTCTTTACCAGTTGCGAGTGAGATTCCAACGACCGTAGGTGTTACCTATAGTTTAGCATTATTGCCAGATAGTAAGATGCGCCAGCGCGTAACTGATTCGCGTGTTGGTATTGCATCTGTATCTAAACTCACCTTCGATAATAACATAGCAAAAAGTAAGCAAACATTCATAGCACAACGTTGGAACCTCGTTCCACAGAATCTAAAGGCTTACGAACAAGGTAAGTTATCAAAGCCTGTTAAGCCAATATGCTTTTATATTGATGATGCCTTCCCTGTTGAATGGAAGAATGCGATAAAGCAAGGAGTAGAACTTTGGAATAAGGCTTTCGAACAAGCGGGTTATCAAAAGGCTATTGAAGCCTTAGACTTCCCAAAGAATGACCATAACTTCGATGCTGATGATATTGCCTATTCTTGCATTCGATACGTGCCAAGTACAGCTGAAAAGGTTACATCTTCTTTTTTGGCGAACCCACAAACAGGAGAAATCATCAATGCGTCTGTGTTTGTTCCTGCCAATGTCGGTGATCAGATTTACCGTTGGTTATTCTTAGGTTCAGCAGCATCAGATGCCACAATGCGTACTTCTCATCTTCCACAAGACAAGTTCAATCAGGGTTTGAAGTATATGGTTGCATGCGAAGTAGGGCGAAGCCTTGGTTTGCTTGATAATATAGGAGCATCGTATTCCTATCCTGTTGACTCACTTCGTAATAGCACATTCACACATGCCAACAATCTTGCAGCATCAATAATGGCTAATACACCTTTTAATTATGTTGCTCAGCCAAGTGATAAGGGTGTTGTTTATATGCCAGAGAGTGTTGGACAGTATGATAAGCATGCTATCGAATGGGCTTATCGTTATTTCGACCCATCAAAGACAAGTTTAAGTGCTGAGACCGATGCACTTGAGAAGATGGTTGATAAGCGTGTACAGAATCCTCGTTATCGTTTCTTCCGAACCTCTTCATTGATTTGGGACCCACGTGTACAAGAAGGTGCATTGGGCAATGATGCGATTAAGGCAAGCGAATATGGATTGCGTAATATGCAAATCGTTGAAAACAACCTTTATAACTGGGTGAAAGACGATGATGATAGTCGCATCAAAGAGAAGTTATATCTGGCAATCTCTCAGCAGAGATATGCTTTTTTCAAACGTGTGTTGAGCAATGTTGGTGGTATCTTCTTAAACGATATGAAAGTAACATCGGGTGTTCCTCGCTATGAGGTGGTACCTAAAGCGCGTCAGCGTCAGGCGATGTTATGGTGCTTAAATCAGGCAAAGCATTTTAAGCAATATGCTAACCCAAACTTTGAACGTAAGGGATTTATGGCTATAAGCTATTACGACCAGCTCTTAGAGTTTATTGGATATGACCTCTTTGGTGTTCGTACACGCTTGGCAGTAGCATCACATCTGTCATCACAGAGTTATAGTCAGAAAGAATATTTCGACGACCTTTTCTCTTCACTCTTCCAAAGTGCACAATTGTGTAAGGCTCCATCTCAGGAGGAGCGTGTGTTACAACGTGCTTATCTAACGTATTCACGTGCGGTTATCGACAAGGCTAACAAGCAGGGTGGTAATGGTCCAGCAGCACTTCAGTCTACATTGGTTAACGGCAGTCAGACGAGTAGCACTGCCTATGGTAACCCTACAGCCTCACTCGCACCAACAGTTGATGCTGCTTTGTTAGACGGCTCGGCTATTTACTTCTACACTTCACTGTTGAAGCTAAAGCCAATGTTGGAGAAGTGTGTCAAAGCAAACCTCTCACCTGATGCGCACTCACATTATTCTATGTTGCTCTTTAAGGTGAACAAAGCTTTGGAGGATGGTCAATGA